Sequence from the Rubritalea squalenifaciens DSM 18772 genome:
CGCTTGCGGGGGGCGTAAAGTTCTTCAGCCGCCGGTGGTTCTTCGTTTCCATCGGCGGCTTCCGGCTTTTTTGCAGCTTCGGGGTCGAGCAGGAGTTCAAGCTGGGAGGCGTCGAGCTTCTCGCTGCTGCTGCCGTGGATGACCTTGATGAGGTAATCGATCTTTTCTTTGAGCAGACGGTTTTCTTCACGCAGTTGCGCGATGATTCCGTCCTTGTCCTGTTCGTTCCCGGTCACGACCTAACAACGTTCCTTGGGACGGATGTTTTTCAACTAAATCAGGGTTTTTCATACCATGGCAGTTTGTGACCGTCGCGCAGCTGGATGCCGTCGGTGAGCATGGCCAGGGCGGTGGGTTCGAGTTTGATTTTCGTTTTGCCCTCCGTGTGCTTCGGCCAGCTGAAAGTGCCTCTTTCGAGTCTCTTTGCCATGACCCAGAGGCCACTTCCGTCCCAATAGAGGATCTTGATCAGGCTGCGCTTTTTATTGGTAAAGAGGAAGGCCGCGCCACTGAGTGGATCCGCCCTGAGCTTCTGCTCGATGAGGGCGCTGAGCCCGTTGAAGCTCTTGCGCATGTCGCAGGGTTCGGTGACCAGATAGACCTTGAGGCTGCCGCTGAAACTTAACATGACGGGACGGGATTGAGTTTGTTGAGCAGCGTGGCGGCGAGTTCGGCCTGGGATTCATCGGCGACAGTCATCCTGATACCCGACGGATGCTCGACTAACAGACAGCCAGTGGATGGCGTCGTTTCCCGCATGCAGGCGGTCGCAGGGAGTTCCAGCTCGACGA
This genomic interval carries:
- the tnpB gene encoding IS66 family insertion sequence element accessory protein TnpB (TnpB, as the term is used for proteins encoded by IS66 family insertion elements, is considered an accessory protein, since TnpC, encoded by a neighboring gene, is a DDE family transposase.) yields the protein MLSFSGSLKVYLVTEPCDMRKSFNGLSALIEQKLRADPLSGAAFLFTNKKRSLIKILYWDGSGLWVMAKRLERGTFSWPKHTEGKTKIKLEPTALAMLTDGIQLRDGHKLPWYEKP